In the genome of Candidatus Saccharibacteria bacterium, one region contains:
- the murB gene encoding UDP-N-acetylmuramate dehydrogenase translates to MKVEVEDQFDLSNYNTLKLKAYARNFARIGNQKELEALTDQYQGQPIHVLGSGSNIVLASNLVDGLVLQFVNQDIQMVRQDQDVSIIEVGAGMIWDQFVKWSVDQGFNGLESLSLIPGTIGASVIQNIGAYGYQSGDYVAYVKVWDNQDRVWRKLLAEELNFGYRNSIFKQNRQLLIYSVGFALRSGDIAEVRYHNILGQSEGIGLSPAQLRARVIETRVGKFGDIINNPSVGSFFHNPFISKSHLVKLQQVYPDIVHFDYFGQEKVSAGWLIEQLGYKGKVVDGWEISAKNALVLINRGGLAKDLLGLASKIQEEVKEKFAIGLEIEPTVW, encoded by the coding sequence ATGAAGGTAGAGGTTGAAGATCAGTTTGATTTATCAAACTATAATACGCTCAAATTAAAAGCCTATGCGAGAAATTTTGCTCGAATTGGCAATCAGAAGGAATTAGAAGCTCTGACAGATCAATATCAAGGACAACCAATCCATGTTTTGGGTTCGGGATCAAATATCGTATTAGCCAGTAATTTGGTTGATGGGTTGGTATTGCAATTTGTTAATCAGGATATCCAGATGGTTAGGCAGGATCAAGATGTCAGCATTATTGAAGTTGGGGCTGGGATGATCTGGGATCAATTTGTAAAATGGTCTGTAGATCAAGGCTTTAATGGGCTAGAGTCACTCAGCTTGATTCCAGGTACGATAGGAGCAAGTGTGATCCAGAATATTGGGGCTTATGGATATCAATCAGGTGACTATGTCGCCTATGTCAAGGTTTGGGACAATCAAGACAGGGTCTGGAGAAAGCTCTTAGCAGAAGAGCTTAATTTTGGCTATCGAAATAGTATTTTTAAACAAAATCGACAATTATTGATTTATAGTGTTGGGTTTGCCCTCAGATCTGGTGATATAGCTGAAGTGAGATATCATAATATTCTTGGTCAATCCGAGGGGATAGGGCTTAGTCCTGCTCAGTTAAGAGCTCGGGTGATAGAGACTAGGGTCGGTAAGTTTGGCGATATTATCAACAATCCTAGTGTAGGATCATTCTTCCATAATCCTTTTATTAGTAAATCACATTTAGTAAAACTTCAGCAAGTATATCCCGATATCGTTCATTTTGATTATTTTGGTCAAGAGAAGGTTTCCGCTGGCTGGCTAATCGAGCAATTAGGTTATAAGGGTAAGGTTGTAGATGGCTGGGAGATATCTGCCAAAAATGCTTTGGTCTTAATAAACCGTGGCGGT